The following coding sequences lie in one Synechococcus sp. PCC 7336 genomic window:
- a CDS encoding YcjF family protein has translation MPQRPFPLKPILLTAGGFVVLEQAISNLASLHTAVAPTAPWLANLLTVTLGLATLGLVGSGGYWVWVLAGGKRFSIFPAKQQKRNPKTSTQLLKVTPERVERELGNLDELLEKLQNDIARRSLRQQAKRIGRELAANQLRLVVFGTSSAGKTSLVNALLGHRVGDTAPTLGTTQAGAIHTYAIPGVGGKIEIADTPGLQAVGLTGESEAVTLAKHADLLMFVVSGDMTATEYEQLRTLAEIGKRMVVVLNKTDQYVPSDVQEIVDSLQSKTDRVMPSGTVVKVAADPVPIKVRRHEVDGTIVETYAERLPDTQELTAQLGRVLKREGTQLRLANALQKARSLASGAEAAIASSRRSRAEQVIQRMQWTTAAAIAVNPVPVLDLLAAAAINARTIGKLHAIYNRKISLKRAEQMAKSFGQVMLKIGGVEVATQVLGSALKASPLMPMGVSLQALSCAYLTRVAGASYLDWLESDTPWDEETMLDRVKTQLQLGSRTEFIETFLRQAAKAAKRSLLPTQTPQTPEAIAASSGGSNEVSPVPLPRDRATVQAS, from the coding sequence ATGCCCCAACGACCCTTTCCGCTCAAACCGATCCTGCTGACAGCGGGCGGTTTCGTGGTGTTGGAACAAGCCATTTCCAACCTGGCCTCTTTGCATACTGCTGTTGCCCCCACCGCTCCCTGGCTGGCCAATCTCCTCACTGTGACCCTCGGTCTAGCGACGCTTGGACTCGTCGGTTCGGGGGGATATTGGGTGTGGGTGCTGGCGGGCGGCAAGCGGTTCTCTATCTTTCCTGCCAAACAACAAAAGAGAAACCCAAAAACATCGACTCAACTGCTGAAAGTAACCCCCGAGCGGGTGGAACGGGAGTTGGGCAACTTGGACGAGCTGCTAGAAAAGCTGCAAAACGATATCGCGCGGCGATCGCTGCGCCAGCAAGCCAAACGGATCGGTCGCGAGCTGGCGGCCAATCAATTGCGTCTAGTCGTATTCGGCACCAGTTCCGCTGGCAAAACCTCCCTGGTCAATGCTCTCTTGGGCCATCGCGTCGGCGATACTGCCCCCACTTTGGGCACAACCCAAGCCGGAGCTATTCATACCTATGCCATTCCGGGAGTGGGAGGGAAAATTGAAATTGCCGATACGCCAGGGCTGCAGGCGGTAGGTCTGACGGGCGAGTCGGAAGCGGTGACCCTTGCCAAACACGCCGATCTCCTCATGTTTGTCGTATCGGGGGATATGACAGCAACAGAATACGAGCAGCTCCGCACCTTAGCTGAAATTGGCAAGCGGATGGTGGTGGTCCTGAACAAAACAGACCAGTACGTTCCGTCAGACGTGCAAGAGATCGTTGACAGCCTGCAGAGCAAAACCGATCGAGTAATGCCCTCAGGCACTGTGGTTAAAGTGGCCGCCGATCCCGTCCCTATCAAGGTGCGGCGGCACGAAGTGGACGGCACCATCGTCGAAACCTATGCCGAGCGCTTGCCCGATACGCAGGAATTGACCGCCCAACTCGGTCGCGTCCTCAAGCGGGAGGGCACCCAGCTACGCTTGGCGAATGCCTTGCAAAAGGCGCGCTCTCTTGCCTCTGGGGCTGAAGCGGCGATCGCCAGTAGCCGCCGTTCCCGTGCCGAACAGGTGATTCAACGGATGCAGTGGACGACTGCAGCGGCGATCGCCGTCAATCCTGTGCCGGTTCTAGATTTATTAGCTGCCGCTGCCATCAACGCCCGCACAATTGGCAAATTGCACGCCATTTACAATCGCAAAATCTCCCTCAAACGGGCCGAGCAAATGGCGAAATCCTTCGGACAGGTGATGCTGAAAATTGGCGGCGTTGAAGTGGCCACGCAGGTGCTGGGCAGTGCTCTCAAAGCCTCTCCCTTAATGCCGATGGGGGTTTCGCTACAGGCACTCAGTTGCGCCTACTTAACCCGCGTAGCGGGCGCGAGCTACCTCGATTGGTTGGAAAGCGATACCCCCTGGGACGAGGAGACGATGCTCGATCGGGTTAAGACTCAACTGCAGCTCGGCAGTCGCACCGAATTTATCGAGACCTTCCTGCGTCAAGCCGCGAAAGCAGCCAAGCGATCGCTCCTCCCCACTCAAACGCCCCAAACCCCTGAGGCGATCGCCGCAAGCTCGGGGGGCTCGAACGAAGTCTCTCCCGTACCCTTGCCCCGCGATCGCGCCACCGTCCAAGCTAGCTAA
- the sppA gene encoding signal peptide peptidase SppA, giving the protein MQLNRILAIALIVVCFFAAITASRQSSITPSSSESIAPPSLSGESFWPRGDRIVAISLQGPISADASGLMGSRKVAARLRQLAKEDRVKGVLLKLNSPGGTVGASQELYRAVKKVRENKPIVVAVGDLAASGAYYTASAADEIVAYPGSLVGSIGVIIQGINAAELLEKIGISPETIKTGQFKDLLSPTRALSEPERELLADLIDNAYQQFIEDVARGRQHLPENAEAVLSEEVMQAREGMTVEQVRQLADGRIFTGQQALAAGLVDELGGIDEAIANLRTWIGNDDIPVSTEFPDLNLFWNLFQSQFSGFSPSPGNALLSPSPAMQTTSNLSDAPVLWLSPWMQLQAQLVP; this is encoded by the coding sequence ATGCAGCTCAATCGCATCCTGGCGATCGCCCTAATCGTGGTCTGTTTCTTTGCGGCTATCACCGCGTCGCGTCAATCCTCTATTACGCCATCTAGCAGCGAATCCATTGCTCCCCCCAGTTTGAGTGGCGAAAGTTTTTGGCCTCGGGGCGATCGCATTGTGGCGATTTCTCTGCAGGGGCCAATCTCGGCAGACGCTAGCGGACTGATGGGGTCGCGCAAAGTTGCCGCACGCCTGCGACAACTGGCGAAAGAGGATCGCGTCAAGGGGGTATTGCTCAAATTAAATAGTCCCGGCGGTACGGTGGGAGCCAGCCAAGAGCTGTACCGTGCGGTGAAGAAAGTGCGCGAGAACAAGCCGATTGTGGTGGCTGTGGGGGATCTGGCCGCTAGCGGTGCCTATTACACAGCCAGTGCAGCAGACGAGATTGTGGCCTATCCGGGTAGCTTGGTGGGCAGCATTGGGGTGATTATTCAAGGCATTAATGCTGCCGAATTGTTAGAGAAAATCGGCATCAGTCCCGAAACTATCAAAACCGGCCAGTTCAAAGACCTCCTTTCCCCCACCCGAGCCCTGTCCGAGCCCGAGCGGGAACTGCTGGCAGATTTGATTGACAACGCCTATCAACAATTTATTGAGGATGTGGCGCGGGGTCGCCAGCACCTACCCGAGAACGCCGAGGCTGTTCTGAGCGAGGAGGTTATGCAAGCGCGAGAGGGGATGACAGTGGAACAGGTTCGCCAGCTCGCTGACGGACGCATTTTCACCGGCCAGCAGGCATTAGCCGCTGGTTTAGTGGACGAATTGGGCGGTATTGACGAGGCGATCGCCAATTTGCGCACCTGGATCGGCAATGACGATATCCCCGTCAGTACCGAGTTTCCCGATCTCAATCTCTTCTGGAATCTATTCCAATCTCAATTCTCCGGCTTCTCCCCCTCTCCAGGCAACGCTCTACTTTCCCCCTCTCCGGCGATGCAGACTACTTCCAACTTGTCCGACGCACCAGTTCTGTGGCTATCCCCCTGGATGCAATTGCAGGCTCAGCTCGTTCCCTAA
- the trxA gene encoding thioredoxin has translation MAQKQTFSSFADMIQQSETPVLVDFYAQWCGPCRIMANILDVVKGQAGDDLMVVKIDTEKYPQIASQWQIEALPTVVLFKDGQPLDRIEGVMQPDELLARLRQRLQAATTA, from the coding sequence GTGGCTCAGAAACAGACCTTTAGCAGTTTTGCCGACATGATCCAACAATCGGAAACGCCTGTATTGGTGGACTTTTATGCCCAGTGGTGCGGTCCCTGCCGGATTATGGCCAATATTCTGGATGTGGTGAAGGGGCAGGCGGGAGACGATCTAATGGTGGTGAAGATAGATACGGAAAAGTATCCGCAGATTGCCTCGCAGTGGCAGATAGAGGCTCTGCCTACCGTCGTGCTGTTTAAAGACGGCCAGCCGCTCGATCGCATCGAAGGGGTGATGCAGCCCGACGAACTCTTAGCCAGACTGAGGCAGCGCTTGCAGGCTGCGACCACCGCTTGA